A window of Haloarcula sp. H-GB4 contains these coding sequences:
- a CDS encoding Hsp20/alpha crystallin family protein, whose amino-acid sequence MMRDIGSSISDAIFENIGRAAGRVQENKPLASDLLESDDAYLVVFDAPGTTASDIQVRYVDDRVEVRIDRFRDFYDGFEMRYPGRGLALDGSVTLPSDAAVDPETAQATLKSNGTLHVRVPKADTDHDEGEATDVGVATDDSGTAGGTEPGADSEPADVEDVTESADEGEDDDA is encoded by the coding sequence ATGATGCGAGACATCGGCTCATCTATCAGCGACGCGATATTCGAGAACATCGGGCGGGCCGCCGGCCGGGTTCAGGAAAACAAGCCGCTGGCCTCGGACCTGCTGGAGTCGGACGACGCCTACCTCGTCGTTTTCGACGCACCCGGCACGACGGCGTCGGACATCCAGGTCCGGTACGTCGACGACCGTGTTGAGGTCCGTATCGACCGCTTCCGCGACTTCTACGATGGCTTCGAAATGCGCTACCCGGGCCGCGGACTCGCACTTGACGGGAGCGTCACACTGCCGAGCGATGCCGCCGTTGACCCGGAAACGGCACAGGCCACGCTCAAGAGTAACGGGACGCTCCACGTTCGCGTTCCGAAAGCCGACACGGACCACGATGAGGGCGAGGCAACGGATGTCGGCGTTGCAACCGACGACAGCGGGACTGCTGGGGGGACCGAACCGGGTGCAGACAGCGAACCGGCCGATGTCGAAGACGTGACCGAATCAGCCGACGAGGGTGAAGACGACGACGCCTGA
- a CDS encoding bifunctional oligoribonuclease/PAP phosphatase NrnA — protein MTRVAAGGLQVDAAAAFASENPLLIAGVAVALLVLFGVGVWLRQYLSRTPGERLRRTLTDYDRISVLMHPNPDPDAMASALAINQLVAGTDTSASLLYPGEIRRPENRAFQTVLDLDFDHIETVEDIDREAVVLVDHNTARGFPGAEEVEPVAVIDHHPGNGSGNEFTDIRSDYGACATIFASYFNQLEFEFSDTQGTGSIDIDAAPAETVPCALATGLMYGIQSDTRSLTNGCKSEDFAAAAYLYDGMDSDLLNRIANPQVDAEVLDVKSRAIGSREVRAPYAFSDVGEVSNTDAIPQAADELETLEGVSAVVIVGEKEGTMRIAGRSRDDRVHIGRAIEAVVDDIPMAEGGGHARMGGGKVPVEHMAGLGPSGGVSREDFRERVFDAMSGEL, from the coding sequence ATGACACGCGTTGCCGCCGGCGGACTCCAAGTCGACGCCGCCGCGGCGTTCGCTAGCGAGAATCCCCTGTTGATCGCTGGTGTCGCTGTGGCCCTCCTCGTCCTTTTCGGTGTCGGTGTCTGGCTGCGTCAGTATCTCAGCCGAACGCCTGGTGAACGACTGCGTCGGACGCTGACCGACTACGACCGGATTTCGGTGCTGATGCACCCAAACCCGGACCCAGACGCGATGGCCTCTGCCCTGGCCATCAACCAACTCGTCGCCGGCACCGATACGTCGGCGTCGCTGCTGTACCCCGGAGAAATACGCCGCCCGGAGAACCGGGCCTTCCAGACGGTGCTTGATCTTGATTTCGACCACATCGAAACTGTCGAGGACATCGACAGGGAGGCCGTCGTCCTCGTCGACCACAACACGGCACGCGGCTTCCCCGGTGCCGAAGAGGTCGAGCCTGTCGCCGTCATCGACCACCATCCCGGCAACGGCAGCGGCAACGAGTTCACCGACATCCGATCCGATTACGGGGCCTGTGCAACCATCTTCGCGAGCTACTTCAATCAGTTGGAGTTCGAGTTCAGCGACACACAGGGGACCGGGAGTATCGATATCGACGCGGCACCGGCAGAAACCGTCCCCTGTGCACTGGCAACGGGGCTGATGTACGGTATCCAGTCAGATACCCGATCACTGACAAACGGCTGCAAGTCCGAGGACTTCGCGGCCGCCGCATACCTCTACGATGGGATGGACAGCGACCTGCTCAACCGCATCGCGAACCCCCAGGTCGACGCAGAAGTGCTTGACGTGAAATCCCGGGCCATCGGGAGCCGAGAGGTGCGAGCGCCCTACGCGTTCAGCGATGTAGGCGAGGTGTCAAATACGGATGCGATTCCACAGGCGGCGGACGAACTGGAGACGTTAGAGGGCGTTTCGGCAGTCGTCATCGTCGGCGAGAAGGAGGGAACCATGCGCATCGCCGGGCGCTCGCGGGACGACCGCGTCCACATCGGCCGGGCGATAGAGGCCGTCGTCGACGATATCCCGATGGCCGAGGGTGGCGGCCACGCGCGGATGGGCGGCGGGAAGGTCCCGGTTGAGCACATGGCCGGCCTCGGCCCCAGCGGCGGTGTTTCCCGTGAAGACTTCCGCGAACGGGTGTTCGATGCGATGAGCGGCGAACTGTAA
- a CDS encoding aldo/keto reductase: MATREATWAYRDDHDEFARTFYRRFGDGVVSSIGVGTYLGDPTDERDASYHDAIVTALESGINVVDTAINYRHQRSERVVGDAVADADVDRKSIAVATKGGFIPFDGERPADPGAFVRSEYLDTGIVDRDDLVAGQHCIAPAYIDDQVDRSLTNLGLETIDLYYVHNPETQLKANSREAVYDQLEATFEQLEERAAAGDIKHYGVATWEAFRVAADHDSCLSLPEVVERARAAAETVGNAATHLRAIQLPFNVAMADAFTVESHDGAEGPQSALWFAHEAGLDVFTSASIMQGKLAASVPDDVAAKLSGETSAQRALNFARSAPGVTCSLVGTGSVEHAQENVDAGRYEPLGADAFDAVFE; this comes from the coding sequence ATGGCCACACGGGAGGCGACCTGGGCGTACCGGGACGACCACGACGAGTTCGCACGCACGTTCTACCGCCGATTCGGCGACGGCGTCGTCTCCAGTATCGGCGTCGGCACGTACCTTGGTGACCCAACCGACGAGCGGGACGCGAGCTACCACGACGCCATCGTCACGGCGCTCGAATCCGGCATCAACGTCGTCGATACGGCGATAAACTACCGCCACCAGCGCTCCGAGCGCGTCGTCGGCGACGCCGTCGCGGACGCCGACGTGGACCGTAAATCGATCGCTGTTGCGACGAAAGGTGGGTTCATCCCATTTGACGGGGAGCGCCCGGCTGACCCCGGCGCGTTCGTCCGGTCGGAGTACCTCGACACTGGCATCGTCGACCGCGACGACCTTGTTGCCGGCCAGCACTGTATCGCACCCGCCTACATTGACGATCAGGTTGACCGGTCGCTGACGAATCTCGGGCTGGAGACCATCGACCTCTACTACGTCCACAATCCGGAGACGCAACTGAAAGCGAACTCTCGCGAAGCGGTGTACGACCAGCTGGAGGCGACCTTCGAACAGTTGGAGGAACGGGCGGCGGCCGGCGACATCAAGCACTACGGCGTTGCGACGTGGGAGGCGTTTCGCGTGGCCGCTGACCACGACAGCTGCCTCTCGCTGCCTGAGGTCGTTGAACGCGCACGCGCTGCGGCAGAGACGGTTGGCAACGCGGCAACACATCTCCGTGCGATTCAGTTACCGTTCAACGTCGCGATGGCCGACGCGTTCACGGTCGAGTCCCACGACGGCGCGGAGGGGCCACAGTCGGCGCTGTGGTTCGCGCACGAGGCCGGGCTAGACGTGTTCACCAGCGCATCCATCATGCAGGGGAAGCTGGCCGCGTCGGTCCCGGACGATGTCGCGGCGAAGCTTTCGGGCGAGACGAGCGCACAGCGCGCTCTCAACTTCGCACGCAGTGCGCCGGGCGTGACCTGCTCGCTGGTCGGCACGGGGTCGGTCGAACACGCCCAGGAGAACGTCGATGCGGGCCGATACGAACCGCTCGGTGCTGATGCGTTCGACGCCGTCTTCGAATAG
- a CDS encoding FAD-binding oxidoreductase, which translates to MNVAIIGGGALGLSTALALVRRGASATVFERDTLGSGASGRAAGLCYDAFADDVDAAVAADALARYREMDLFEPQPYVWVARGESGATAVREQITQMQKNGVAVEALTPAELGDRYPALDTSGIKMAGLARDAGVLDPDKVVATLAEQAREAGATIETGTSVSLDSPATVETADETRPFDAVVVAAGPQTKPLVADVGVSLALEAYRAQALVTDPVDATLPSFYDATREFYWRPKGDALLVGDGAHEVDPTDWNPDADAEFVARSLDRVDQTAALTPACDRAWAGLCTATPDGAPLAGQVADGLWVATGWQGHGLMRAPAMGSYLASDVLNHPNPLSEHLPNRVDPTRFDGSEEFAALDDPTRDWDD; encoded by the coding sequence ATGAACGTCGCCATCATCGGCGGTGGGGCCCTCGGTCTGTCGACCGCGCTGGCACTGGTTCGCCGCGGTGCATCGGCCACGGTATTTGAACGTGACACGCTTGGGAGCGGCGCGAGCGGCCGGGCGGCCGGCCTCTGTTACGACGCGTTCGCTGACGACGTGGACGCCGCCGTGGCCGCGGACGCGCTCGCTCGCTACCGCGAGATGGACCTGTTCGAACCACAGCCCTACGTCTGGGTCGCGCGCGGCGAGAGCGGCGCCACGGCCGTCCGCGAGCAGATCACACAGATGCAGAAAAACGGCGTCGCAGTCGAGGCGCTCACACCGGCGGAACTCGGCGACCGCTACCCTGCACTCGATACCAGCGGCATCAAGATGGCTGGCCTCGCCCGCGACGCCGGCGTACTCGATCCGGACAAGGTGGTGGCGACATTGGCAGAGCAGGCCCGCGAAGCGGGTGCAACCATCGAAACGGGTACCTCGGTCTCGCTCGATTCGCCGGCAACCGTCGAAACAGCGGACGAGACTCGGCCGTTCGACGCGGTGGTCGTCGCGGCCGGCCCGCAAACGAAGCCGCTCGTCGCCGATGTCGGCGTCTCGCTCGCACTGGAAGCCTACCGAGCGCAGGCGCTCGTAACTGACCCGGTCGACGCCACCCTACCCTCGTTCTACGACGCGACGCGGGAATTCTACTGGCGGCCGAAGGGCGACGCGCTACTGGTCGGCGACGGCGCACACGAGGTCGACCCGACGGACTGGAACCCGGACGCGGACGCCGAGTTCGTCGCTCGGAGCCTCGACCGGGTCGACCAGACGGCGGCGCTCACGCCAGCCTGTGACCGAGCCTGGGCCGGCCTGTGTACGGCGACGCCCGACGGCGCGCCGCTGGCCGGGCAGGTCGCCGACGGGCTCTGGGTAGCCACTGGCTGGCAGGGTCACGGACTCATGCGCGCACCGGCTATGGGCAGCTATCTCGCTTCAGACGTTCTCAATCACCCGAATCCACTCTCAGAACACTTGCCCAACCGCGTCGACCCGACACGATTCGATGGCTCCGAAGAATTCGCCGCGCTGGACGACCCGACGCGTGACTGGGACGATTGA
- a CDS encoding luciferase encodes MTTLTGATLAAAGIDAVALKPAEVDVSRATGLDVETLAIDYEGAAHVPEPDTIERLSSTADVRVTAPVRADGFDPLGDDSGFDALPAGAGHVLVAGHSAYLSEDEAARAVAPRLRAAVDDANNPWVGTEGIERLALAVGGTQYELLSRTTARDVQTLRTAGFDGSIAVYAPLVLSDSEDAMLDAVGDYAARRGPVRNALPEGVPTDSRATGRARDVLKQAIRDYALVGSVETVAERTERLHDIGVDTIVGYPARGLDPFLS; translated from the coding sequence ATGACCACGCTTACCGGTGCGACACTGGCGGCCGCCGGCATCGACGCGGTGGCGCTCAAGCCAGCGGAAGTAGACGTGTCGCGAGCGACTGGCCTCGACGTTGAGACGCTCGCAATCGATTACGAGGGAGCGGCCCACGTTCCGGAGCCGGACACCATCGAGCGGCTATCGTCGACCGCCGATGTACGCGTCACCGCGCCGGTCCGGGCCGATGGCTTCGACCCGTTGGGCGATGACAGCGGGTTCGACGCGCTGCCGGCAGGTGCGGGACACGTGCTGGTCGCCGGCCACAGCGCGTATCTCTCAGAGGATGAGGCTGCGCGGGCCGTCGCACCGCGGTTACGGGCGGCCGTCGACGATGCTAACAACCCGTGGGTCGGCACCGAGGGCATCGAACGCCTCGCGCTGGCGGTTGGCGGGACGCAGTACGAACTTCTCTCGCGGACGACTGCTCGCGACGTTCAGACGCTCCGGACGGCGGGGTTCGACGGTTCGATTGCCGTTTACGCTCCGCTAGTGCTCTCGGATAGCGAAGACGCGATGCTCGACGCCGTTGGCGACTACGCGGCCCGACGCGGCCCAGTTCGGAACGCACTGCCCGAGGGCGTGCCGACAGACAGCCGAGCGACGGGTCGGGCCAGAGACGTACTCAAACAGGCTATCCGCGACTACGCGCTCGTCGGCTCCGTCGAGACAGTCGCCGAACGAACCGAGCGACTCCACGACATCGGTGTCGACACGATTGTCGGCTACCCGGCGCGTGGACTCGACCCGTTCCTCTCGTAA
- a CDS encoding CoA pyrophosphatase, with protein sequence MQFDRVAAHEPVVVDDEPQKAAVIAPVVTRPAGEAILFTKRADHLSDHPGQMSFPGGGREPEDEDLLRTALREANEEIGLDPLAVNVVGRLDDIRTITRYSVRPFVGRIPDRDYLPSDEEVAEIVSLPVSELTDLGNYESEHRDHPHYGEIRLHFFYVDGYTVWGATARMLVQLLELTTDWRMPPEPDRYMESDDDLPPSVRDEAE encoded by the coding sequence ATGCAGTTTGACCGGGTCGCGGCCCACGAGCCAGTTGTCGTGGACGACGAGCCACAGAAGGCGGCCGTAATCGCCCCGGTTGTCACACGACCTGCGGGCGAGGCGATACTGTTCACGAAACGCGCTGACCACCTGTCGGACCATCCCGGACAGATGTCGTTCCCTGGCGGCGGCCGCGAGCCTGAAGATGAGGACCTGCTGCGGACTGCGCTTCGAGAAGCCAACGAGGAGATCGGGCTCGACCCACTGGCGGTCAATGTTGTCGGCCGGCTGGACGATATCCGAACCATTACACGCTACTCCGTGCGCCCGTTCGTCGGGCGGATTCCGGACCGTGACTATCTACCCTCGGACGAGGAAGTCGCGGAGATAGTCTCCCTACCAGTGTCGGAGCTGACGGATCTGGGCAACTACGAGTCAGAGCACCGCGACCACCCCCACTACGGCGAGATACGGCTCCATTTCTTCTACGTCGACGGCTACACCGTCTGGGGCGCGACGGCGCGGATGCTCGTCCAGTTGCTCGAACTCACGACCGACTGGCGGATGCCGCCCGAACCTGACCGGTACATGGAGTCAGACGACGACCTGCCGCCGAGCGTGCGCGACGAAGCTGAGTGA
- a CDS encoding ABC transporter ATP-binding protein — MPDDQGGFEGVRENVDGHPMVNLVGYATPYWLRLLIGILAAFCTRFARLVPPIIVAAAIDRVVLNSGKPGLLTDAGLLPPGEITGEAARIAFLQRLVAIAAIAYLLRSATRFASRYLLQSSAQKIQRDLRNDTYDHLQHLSLSFFANHQTGGMMSILNSDINRLESFLNTEFRQMIRVVATVGGIAVILYRYSPKLALIALGPVPLIGIASGFFLTWIEPKYRSIRQTVSRLNTRLENNLSGAPVIKAFDRYDFERKRVTDQSQEYHDQKVAALRIRRAFFAGLRLLTGIAFVLILYVAGMDFITNPESEAALSTGAFALFFLYIRRLYSPMRRIGRSANKYQLAKSSAERVFGLLGQEPEVTDPEDPYEPAGIDGSVKFDDVTFGYGDEPPVVRDVSLDVPDGATVGLAGATGAGKSTLLKLVPRFHDVDSGAVRVDGVDVREYGLQSLRSEIAIVEQQPYLFSGTVAENIAYGDREVLDAEQSGDEARGSSWETARDHVRDAAEAAQAHDFIEDLPDGYDTQIGERGIKLSGGQRQRVAIARALLNDPEIIIFDEATSDVDTETEDRIQESIEQLVADRTAFVIAHRLSTIQDADRIVVMDDGEIVERGSHTDLLAADGDYADLWHAQADDRTVSADD, encoded by the coding sequence ATGCCTGACGACCAGGGTGGCTTTGAAGGCGTCCGTGAGAACGTCGATGGCCACCCAATGGTCAATCTTGTCGGCTACGCCACGCCCTATTGGCTCCGGCTGCTCATCGGCATTCTGGCGGCATTCTGTACCCGATTCGCTCGCCTCGTGCCGCCGATAATCGTCGCTGCAGCCATCGACCGCGTCGTCCTCAACAGCGGCAAGCCGGGGTTGCTGACCGATGCCGGCCTATTGCCGCCCGGCGAAATCACTGGTGAAGCCGCCCGAATCGCCTTCCTCCAGCGGCTGGTCGCCATTGCGGCCATCGCCTACCTGCTTCGCTCGGCGACGCGCTTTGCCTCCAGATATCTTCTCCAGTCGAGCGCACAGAAAATCCAGCGGGACCTCCGGAACGACACCTACGACCATCTCCAGCATCTCTCGCTGTCCTTCTTTGCGAACCACCAGACCGGCGGGATGATGTCGATACTCAACAGCGACATCAACAGGCTGGAGTCATTTCTGAATACGGAGTTCCGTCAGATGATTCGAGTGGTCGCGACCGTCGGTGGCATCGCGGTCATCCTCTATCGGTACTCTCCAAAACTGGCGCTCATCGCGCTCGGACCCGTCCCACTCATCGGCATCGCCAGTGGCTTCTTCCTCACCTGGATTGAGCCGAAATATCGCTCCATCCGCCAGACAGTATCGCGACTCAACACCCGGCTAGAGAATAACCTCAGTGGCGCGCCAGTCATCAAGGCGTTCGACCGCTACGACTTCGAGCGCAAACGGGTGACCGACCAGAGCCAAGAGTATCACGACCAGAAAGTGGCTGCCCTGCGCATCCGGCGGGCCTTTTTTGCCGGCCTACGGCTGCTTACTGGGATCGCGTTCGTTCTGATTCTGTATGTCGCCGGGATGGACTTCATCACGAATCCTGAGAGCGAAGCGGCGCTGTCTACTGGAGCGTTTGCCCTGTTTTTCCTGTATATTCGTCGGCTGTACTCGCCAATGCGTCGAATCGGGCGGTCCGCAAACAAGTACCAGCTCGCCAAATCCAGCGCCGAGCGCGTGTTCGGCCTGCTGGGTCAGGAGCCCGAAGTCACCGACCCCGAGGACCCATACGAACCTGCTGGCATCGACGGGTCGGTCAAATTCGACGACGTGACCTTCGGCTACGGCGACGAGCCGCCGGTCGTCCGCGACGTGTCGCTTGACGTGCCTGACGGCGCAACCGTTGGCCTTGCTGGGGCGACTGGAGCCGGCAAATCTACGCTGTTGAAACTGGTGCCACGGTTCCACGACGTGGATAGCGGTGCGGTGAGAGTTGACGGCGTTGACGTGCGTGAATATGGCCTCCAGAGTCTCAGAAGCGAAATCGCAATTGTCGAGCAGCAGCCGTACCTGTTCTCGGGAACAGTCGCCGAGAACATCGCCTACGGTGACCGCGAAGTCCTCGACGCCGAGCAGTCGGGCGACGAGGCGCGGGGGAGTAGCTGGGAAACCGCACGTGACCACGTCCGCGACGCGGCGGAAGCCGCACAGGCCCACGATTTCATCGAGGACCTGCCGGATGGGTACGACACGCAGATCGGCGAGCGTGGCATCAAACTCTCCGGCGGCCAGCGCCAGCGCGTCGCCATCGCCCGTGCCCTGCTGAACGATCCTGAAATCATCATCTTCGATGAGGCGACCAGCGACGTGGACACGGAGACGGAGGACCGCATTCAAGAGAGCATCGAACAACTGGTCGCGGACCGTACCGCCTTCGTCATCGCTCACCGCCTCTCAACGATTCAGGACGCGGACCGCATCGTCGTGATGGACGACGGCGAAATCGTCGAACGCGGTAGCCACACCGACCTGCTGGCGGCCGACGGCGATTACGCCGACCTCTGGCACGCCCAGGCCGACGACCGAACGGTCAGTGCCGACGACTGA
- a CDS encoding SDR family oxidoreductase yields MTERVAILGCGYVGIELGRQLRDDYEVVGVRRSNGGIAAIEDAGFEAAQADVTDSASLSAVPDADWLVFAASSGGRGAEAAREVYVEGLRTAVDHFWSRADPPERLVYTSSTGVYGDHDGAWVDEETAIDPQTEKTEVLAEAEQVARERPVEHGGHGTVARFAGLYGPGRYRLERYLEGPVTAGYLNMVHRADAAGAVRHLLTEDHREEVVLVVDDEPVEKWAFADWLAEQCDVSFPPKQTTEERLADDSLSETAKRRIQTSKRCSSDRLHELSYEFEYPTFREGYRDAVREYRQN; encoded by the coding sequence GTGACGGAGCGCGTCGCCATTCTGGGCTGTGGCTACGTCGGTATCGAACTCGGACGACAGTTGCGAGACGACTACGAGGTCGTCGGCGTTCGCCGGTCCAACGGCGGTATCGCAGCTATCGAGGACGCTGGCTTCGAGGCGGCCCAGGCTGACGTAACCGACTCTGCTTCGCTGTCTGCGGTGCCGGACGCCGACTGGCTTGTCTTTGCCGCAAGCTCTGGCGGACGGGGAGCCGAGGCCGCCCGCGAGGTGTATGTCGAGGGGCTCCGGACGGCTGTCGACCACTTCTGGTCGCGGGCGGACCCGCCCGAGCGATTGGTATACACCTCCAGTACCGGCGTCTACGGCGACCACGACGGCGCGTGGGTTGACGAGGAGACCGCCATTGACCCACAGACCGAGAAGACCGAAGTGCTGGCCGAAGCGGAGCAGGTCGCCCGTGAGCGTCCTGTGGAACACGGCGGCCACGGTACAGTCGCCCGCTTTGCCGGCCTGTACGGCCCGGGTCGCTACCGACTGGAGCGGTATCTGGAGGGTCCGGTGACGGCCGGCTACCTAAACATGGTCCACCGGGCCGACGCGGCCGGGGCCGTGCGCCATCTGCTGACCGAGGACCACCGCGAGGAAGTCGTGCTGGTCGTCGACGACGAACCCGTCGAGAAGTGGGCCTTTGCCGACTGGCTGGCCGAACAGTGTGATGTCTCGTTCCCGCCGAAACAGACGACAGAGGAACGACTTGCCGACGATAGCCTCTCAGAGACCGCAAAGCGCCGTATTCAGACGAGCAAGCGATGCTCGAGCGACCGGCTCCACGAACTGAGCTATGAATTCGAGTACCCGACATTCCGGGAGGGATACCGCGACGCCGTCCGAGAATACCGGCAAAATTAG
- a CDS encoding HVO_0758 family zinc finger protein: MDSVRKALRAGDVEKDNYGRLSCTSCDEPLATENDPDEVGKVRVCPECDGKWKELS; the protein is encoded by the coding sequence ATGGACTCAGTGAGGAAGGCCCTCCGAGCCGGCGACGTCGAGAAGGACAACTACGGACGGCTCTCCTGTACCAGTTGTGACGAGCCGCTTGCGACGGAGAACGACCCGGACGAGGTCGGGAAGGTGCGCGTCTGCCCCGAGTGCGACGGCAAGTGGAAGGAACTCAGCTAG
- a CDS encoding DUF429 domain-containing protein, which produces MSERVLGVDFSGAATAGDALWVTEAIPTEDGLEIQRCYRGTDEWGRDREAAHAGLLDRITDDDVGAVGLDFPFSLPQELLDAQCGGTWDGFVDWLASGSGPTDPGSLSEACRHTAEMATGSRDLRRETDFRRGALCPYTNRTRSMTFYGVRDVLGELRDDETTAVVPMQSWNADTLVAEVYPAATFGWLGCYREGYKNVDDPRQRREANVAAVEACSVTASDHRDTYLGNHDALDSLAAVVSASRLADGARPPAEGPQSEGCIYV; this is translated from the coding sequence ATGAGTGAACGCGTCCTCGGGGTGGATTTCAGCGGCGCAGCGACCGCTGGCGACGCGCTCTGGGTCACCGAGGCGATACCGACGGAAGACGGGCTGGAGATTCAACGGTGCTACCGCGGGACCGACGAATGGGGCCGAGACCGCGAGGCGGCCCACGCCGGCCTCCTCGACCGCATTACCGACGACGATGTGGGTGCTGTCGGGCTGGATTTCCCGTTCAGTCTGCCACAGGAGCTACTTGATGCACAGTGTGGGGGGACCTGGGACGGCTTCGTCGACTGGCTTGCAAGTGGCAGCGGCCCGACCGACCCGGGGTCGCTTTCGGAGGCCTGTCGCCACACCGCCGAGATGGCGACCGGCAGCCGTGACCTGCGCCGGGAGACGGACTTCCGCCGCGGCGCACTGTGCCCTTACACGAACCGGACCCGTAGCATGACCTTCTACGGTGTCCGGGACGTGCTCGGGGAACTGCGAGACGACGAGACGACAGCCGTCGTACCGATGCAAAGCTGGAACGCCGACACGCTCGTGGCCGAGGTGTACCCCGCCGCGACATTCGGCTGGCTGGGCTGTTATCGCGAGGGGTACAAGAACGTCGACGACCCCCGACAGCGCCGGGAGGCAAACGTCGCGGCGGTCGAAGCCTGCAGCGTCACCGCCAGCGACCACCGCGACACCTACCTCGGGAACCACGATGCGCTGGACTCGCTGGCTGCTGTCGTCTCCGCAAGCCGATTGGCCGATGGTGCAAGACCGCCCGCAGAAGGCCCACAGAGCGAAGGCTGTATTTACGTCTGA
- a CDS encoding MFS transporter, translating into MVFCINLGRVVFAPLIEPIRATTGASDATLGLLATMAWAGSALPRLPTGFLLTRISRAKAIFGSGVVLTLGTTFTAFAFDPTLLLVGAFTMGLASGVYLTAANTLVSELFPDRPGRALGQHGVAAQLAAVGAPALISFVLVVGTWRTALQGIAVAAGVATVAFTLIARRSQLPDAGSKDRDLLGAARAQWHIIVTSVATIGVAGLVWNGLFNFYVTYATSVGLTPGRGRTLLLLAFGAGVPAFYVSGRLADRLPSIPYLLTMLAAFTGCVLVLPSLTGFWSLAAFSVVVGYVIHSIFPAVDAYMLGSLPDRHRASAYATYGAGMMVMQAPGSAIVGRLLDAGVTFPTLLRGMGIALLVVLVAMVSLHRNGRLPSAARA; encoded by the coding sequence ATGGTGTTCTGCATCAACCTCGGCAGGGTCGTCTTTGCACCGCTTATCGAGCCGATTCGGGCGACAACGGGCGCTTCCGATGCGACACTCGGACTGCTCGCAACGATGGCCTGGGCCGGGAGCGCCCTCCCACGGCTTCCCACTGGGTTCCTGCTGACACGGATATCGCGAGCAAAAGCCATCTTCGGCTCCGGGGTCGTGTTGACGCTTGGAACGACGTTCACCGCGTTCGCGTTCGACCCGACGCTGTTACTCGTCGGCGCGTTCACCATGGGGCTTGCGAGCGGCGTTTACCTGACCGCGGCGAACACGCTGGTCAGCGAGCTGTTCCCGGATCGACCCGGTCGCGCACTCGGACAACACGGCGTCGCCGCCCAGCTCGCTGCTGTCGGCGCGCCAGCACTGATCTCGTTCGTGCTCGTCGTCGGGACGTGGCGAACTGCGCTGCAGGGGATAGCTGTCGCCGCGGGAGTGGCAACCGTCGCGTTCACGCTCATTGCGAGACGCTCCCAGCTGCCAGACGCCGGGAGCAAAGACCGCGACCTCCTCGGCGCGGCACGTGCCCAGTGGCACATCATCGTCACTAGCGTCGCAACCATCGGCGTCGCGGGACTGGTCTGGAACGGGCTGTTCAATTTCTACGTCACATACGCCACGAGCGTCGGCCTCACACCCGGCCGGGGGCGGACGCTCCTGTTGCTCGCATTCGGCGCCGGCGTGCCGGCCTTCTACGTCAGTGGTCGTTTAGCTGACCGGCTTCCGTCAATTCCGTACCTTCTGACGATGCTTGCGGCATTTACCGGCTGTGTGCTGGTGTTGCCGTCGCTGACCGGGTTCTGGTCGCTGGCCGCGTTCAGCGTCGTCGTCGGTTATGTCATCCACAGTATCTTTCCGGCGGTGGACGCATACATGCTCGGCTCGCTCCCGGACCGACACCGTGCGAGCGCCTACGCCACCTACGGCGCGGGAATGATGGTGATGCAGGCTCCCGGGAGCGCGATCGTTGGGAGGCTGCTCGACGCCGGCGTCACGTTTCCGACGCTGCTTCGCGGCATGGGGATTGCGTTGCTTGTCGTCCTCGTCGCGATGGTGTCGCTGCACCGCAATGGCCGACTGCCGAGCGCAGCCCGAGCCTAA